GCGCGAAGCCGGCGGCACCGACCATCTCGACGCATTGGTGAAAGGCCTGGCCTGGCTCGACCATCATCCCGAGATGGAGGCGCCGCTCATCAGCCAGAGCCACGGCGTGATTTGGCGCAAGGCGGCACGGCGCGAGCCGATGAAGGCCGCGCGTGCGATCTCAGCCGCCACGACGGCGCTCCGGCCCGGACTGCACATTCCTGGCCTGGATACGCTCTTTCCGCCCGGCCAGATCGACTACGAATGCCGGCCCTACGAACTGGGCTGGCTGCTTTACGCCTGGCTGTGTGGCGGCACGGTGGAGCGCCTGCGCGGCATGCCGGCCCATGGAGCCGCCGCCAAATCCTGAGGAGTTATCGATGAGCGCGGATCGACAATTGCTGTTCGGAGTCTATTTCGACGCCCTGCGCATGGAAGACGTGATCGCCCGCTGCCGCACCGCCTTGGTCACCCGCAGCCGCATGCTGCTGGGCGTGTTGAACGCCGCCAAGGTCGTTCATATGCGAAACGACCCGCTGCTGCGGAATTCGCTGATCGATTGCGACCTCCTGCTGGCCGACGGACAATCGATCATATGGGCGAGCCGGCTGCTTCGGCGTCCCTTGCCGGAACGCATCGCCGGCATCGACGTGTTCGAAGGCCTGCTTACCCTGGCGCATCGCGAAGGGCGCTCGATCTATCTGCTCGGCGCGCGCGCCGAGGTGTTAGCAAAATTGCAGGATCGTCTATCGGAACGATTTCCGGGGCTGCGCATCGTCGGCAGCCATCACGGCTATTTCCAAGCTTCCGAAAGTGCAGCGATCGCCGATGATATCCGCGCCTCCGGCGCAGACATGCTGTTCCTGGGCATTACCTCGCCGAAAAAGGAAATCTTCCTCAGCGCGTATGGGGGATCGCTCGGAGTACCGATCCTGCACGGTGTGGGTGGTTCCTTCGACATCATGGCGGGCTTGACCAAACGCGCTCCGCTCCGCTGGCAGCGTTGGGGGATGGAATGGGCGTATCGGCTGCTGCAGGAGCCACGCCGCCTTTTGGGGCGTTATCTGGTCACCAACAGCGTCTTCATCCTTTTGACGGCGCGGGAGGTCATCGCGCCGGCCCGTGCCTTTCAGTCGACGAAAATCGCCACTCATCCCACTCCAATCGGGAGTCTCCGGCATTGAACATCGTGGTCACGCAAGATGGCGGCACCGCCATCAACACCCCCGCCACTCACCGCAACGAGAGCTTGAGTGGCCCCATGAATGCACCGTTCAGCGGCAAGCTGGCCATTCTCGGCATGGGCTACATAGGATTGCCGACAGCCGTGGCACTGGCGACGCGCGGCATCGAGGTGATCGGCGTCGATGTCAATCGCGACATCGTGGCGGCCGTATCGCGCGGCGAGGTGCCGTTCGTCGAACCTGATCTGGCAATCAGCGTCAGCGGCGCGGTGGCGATGGGCAGGCTGACCGCGACGACCGAAACCCCGGAAGCCGATGCCTACATCATTGCAGTTCCAACACCTTTCAACGGCGATCATACGGCCGATCTTTCCTTCGTACAGGCAGCTGTCGAACAGGTCGCGCCGAAGCTGCGACCCGGCAACATCGTCGTTTTGGAATCCACGTCGCCCCCCGGCACCACCCAAAAGCTGGCGGAGTGGATTTCCGCGCAGCGGCCGGACCTGAGGATGCCGGACGACAGCGAGCCGAACGCCGACATATTCATTGCCCATTGCCCGGAGCGCGTGCTGCCCGGCCGGATCATGATCGAGATTATCACCAATGACCGCGTCGTCGGCGGTCTGACACCGCGCTGCGCCGAGCGCGCGGCCTCAATCTACCGTGTCTTCGCCCAGGGCGAGATATTGCTCACCGACGCTGCCAGCGCCGAAATGGCCAAGCTGGTCGAAAACGCCTATCGCGACGTCAACATCGCGTTTGCCAACGAACTTTCGCTCATCGCCGAGTCGCTGCATATCGACATCTGGGAGGTTATCAGGCTGGCGAACCGGCATCCACGTGTCAAAATCCTAAGCCCGGGCCCCGGTGTCGGAGGTCACTGCATTCCGGTCGACCCCTGGTTCATCGTATCGGCCGCACCGCTGCTGTCGACATTGATCCGCACCGCCCGCGAGGTCAACGATCGCCGGCCGCATCACGTCGCGGAGCAGGTCGTGGCCAAGGCACAACGCTTCCGTTCGCCAACGATCGCCTGCCTCGGGCTGACCTTCAAGGCGAATGTCGACGACATCCGGGAAAGCCCGGCCATCGAGGTTGTGGGGCTGATCGCTGCCGCCCTGCCGGAGGTCGATATCCTGGTTTGCGATCCTTATGTCGACCACGTTCCAGCAGCGTTGTCGGGCTACGCCAATGTGAGGCTGGAAAATGCCCATGCGGCGGTAGAGCGCGCCGACATCGTTGTTCTGCTCGTCGAGCACGAGCCGTTCAAGGCGATGCGCCACACCCGCCTAGGCGGCAAAGTCGCCTATGATACGCGTGGCGTCTGGCGCTGAGTTGCGGTCGCGCACCGAACGCCAGCAATCGAACTCGGCGGCCAGTTCTCCCAGACCGAAGAAGTGCTCGATGGCGCGTACCGCGCGCCATGCAGCACGGCCGTCGCCGTAGGGGTTAACCGCCCGCGCCATCGCGTCATAGGCGACGGCATCGACAAGCAGTCGGGTCGTGTCCCTGACGATCCGCTCGTCGTCGGTTCCCACAAGCCTGACGGTGCCGGCGGTCACCGCCTCGGGACGTTCTGTGGTGTCGCGAAGCACAAGCACCGGCTTTCCGAAAGTGGGCGCCTCCTCCTGCACGCCTCCGCTGTCGGTCAGCACCAGCGCGCAGTCATGCATCGAGCGCACGAAATCGCTGTAATCGAGCGGCGCGGTGATCAGCACATTGTCGTGCCCCGCCAAAGGCGGCAACAACACGTCGCGCACGGCCGGGTTTAGATGTGCGGGCAGAAGAAAGACCGTGTCCGGGAAGGCCTTGGCCAGACGCGCTATCGCGCAAGCCGCCCGGGCCATCGGCTCGCCCCAGGATTCGCGTCGGTGCATGGTCACCAGCACGCTGCGCCGCCCGCAAATCCTCAAGATATCCGGATTTCTGACGGGAATGTTTCGTCCGACGACATCCAGCAAGGCATCAATCACCGAATTGCCGGTGACGGTGATGGCATCCTCGTCGACGCCGTCATGCAATAGGTTTGCCTTGGAGCTTGGGGTGGGTGCCAGATGGATCGCTGCGAGCCTTGTCGTCAGCCGACGGTTCGCCTCTTCGGGGAATGGATTGTAGAGATTGCCGGTTCGCAGTCCCGCCTCCAGATGCACCACCGGAACCTGCCGGTAGAACGCCGCGAGTGCAGCCGCGAAACAGGTCGTCGTATCGCCCTGCACCAGGACCGCGTCGGGTTCTTCCTGAGCGATGATATCGGAAACGCCACCGAGGACGCGGCTGGTGACGTCCTCCAGGCGCTGTCGTTGGGTGATGATGTTGAGATCGTAAGCCGGCTCCACTCCGAACAGGGCATTCACTTGATCCAGCATCGCCCGGTGCTGTCCCGTCACCGCCACCACGGCCTGAAGATGGTCGGAGCGGTCGATCTCGGCAACGAGCGGCGCCATCTTGATGGCTTCGGGACGGGTGCCGTAGACGATGAGTATCTTGCGCATGCCGAACTCCTTTTTGAGGCCACCGCCAGCCAGCGCTTACGACTCCGGCCTTACAGGCCAGCGGGCATGGCCGAGGCGGTTGGGAACGGGGTCTTGCGGTCGACGAGGACCTGCCGGATCAGATCCGCATCGACCGTCGCGCGGTCGTCCGCAAAGGCGTAGACAAGCGCGTAGTCGCAGATCTGGTTGATGACGCGGGGCAGCCCGCGACTGACCGAATAGACGAGGTCGCAAGCCGCCGGCGAAAATATCTGGCGGTCGGCGCCTGCCACCCTCAGCCGGTGGGCGACATATTGCTCCACCGCTTCGGCGGGCATCCCTGTGAGATGGAAGCGCGCCGAAACCCGTTGCGCGAACTGCAGCATCGACGGGCGGTCGATGGTACGATTGAGCTCGGGTTGACCGGTCAGCACGATCTGCAGCAGCTCGTCGCTTTCGTCGTTCAGATTGGACAGGCAGCGCAGCTCCTCCAGCATCTTCACCGAGAGGTTCTGTGCCTCGTCGATGATCAGAACGGTGTGGCGCCCCCTGGCCTTCTCGCCGCGCAGCAGCATCTCGAAATGCGAAAACCGCTGGACATGGGGAATCCGCCCCTCGAGAGGCTCCTGTAACGACAAAAGCGCCCAGTGAAGCAGGCTTCCCCGCCCTGCGATCGCATTGGAGACCAGACCGATGCGCAGGTTGGTGCCGGCCGTATTCAGCAGATGGCGCACGAGGGTGGTCTTTCCCGCGCCGATCTCGCCGGTGATCATGATGATCGGCGCGAAGGTCGCCAGCCCATATTCCAGCATGGCATAGGCGCGGGCGTGAACCGCCGACCAGAAGACAAAATTCGGGTCGGGCAACAGGCTGAACGGCCTTCCGTTCAGGCCGAAATGCCTGGAATAGATCGGAAACCGGCCATTGTCCGGCGGTTCACCGCCATCGTCGCAAAATGGGCCGCCCCTGGTTACGGACGATTGTGGTGCGAAGGCTTGCGGATCGTGCAACGGCGTAGCTCCGCGTCAATAACCGTATTTTTCGGGTGCATAACGGCATTTGTTGAGGACGACGCCGAGCAGATTGGTCTTCTGCGACAGCTCGCGCTCGCACAGGTCGACCTCAGCCCGCGTCGTCTGCTCCGCGGCAACGACCAGGATGGCGCAATCCACATTCGGTAGGAATGCCGCGACGTCGTCATTGGCGAGCATCGGCGGCAGGTCGAAGATGACGACATCGGGCGCCAACTTCGGCTTCAGGCTTCTCACGGCCCGTGTGGCTCCGGGGCTTTGCAGCAATTCGGCCGCCAGGGTGACGGGCCGCCCGTTGGGCGCTATGGCGATGTTTTCGCCATAGCGCCGAAACGCTTGTTCGGCGCCAATGCGCTCGGCAAGAAAATCCTCGAGCGGGGGAGCGTCGCGGACCCCGAGCAACGCGCCGATCTGCGGGCGATGCAGGTCGAGGTCGACGAGAAGGGTGCGGCAATCCTTCTGGTTGGCGAGGCTGAACGCCAGATTCAGGCTGACCAGCGTCTTGCCGCATTGCGGTGTGGGCGAGGTGATGAGGACGGTGTCCCATTTGTTCTGGCGCAGAAGCTGGAGAACCTTCGTGCGCAGCATGT
The genomic region above belongs to Mesorhizobium terrae and contains:
- a CDS encoding WecB/TagA/CpsF family glycosyltransferase, with amino-acid sequence MEPPPNPEELSMSADRQLLFGVYFDALRMEDVIARCRTALVTRSRMLLGVLNAAKVVHMRNDPLLRNSLIDCDLLLADGQSIIWASRLLRRPLPERIAGIDVFEGLLTLAHREGRSIYLLGARAEVLAKLQDRLSERFPGLRIVGSHHGYFQASESAAIADDIRASGADMLFLGITSPKKEIFLSAYGGSLGVPILHGVGGSFDIMAGLTKRAPLRWQRWGMEWAYRLLQEPRRLLGRYLVTNSVFILLTAREVIAPARAFQSTKIATHPTPIGSLRH
- the wecC gene encoding UDP-N-acetyl-D-mannosamine dehydrogenase, coding for MVTQDGGTAINTPATHRNESLSGPMNAPFSGKLAILGMGYIGLPTAVALATRGIEVIGVDVNRDIVAAVSRGEVPFVEPDLAISVSGAVAMGRLTATTETPEADAYIIAVPTPFNGDHTADLSFVQAAVEQVAPKLRPGNIVVLESTSPPGTTQKLAEWISAQRPDLRMPDDSEPNADIFIAHCPERVLPGRIMIEIITNDRVVGGLTPRCAERAASIYRVFAQGEILLTDAASAEMAKLVENAYRDVNIAFANELSLIAESLHIDIWEVIRLANRHPRVKILSPGPGVGGHCIPVDPWFIVSAAPLLSTLIRTAREVNDRRPHHVAEQVVAKAQRFRSPTIACLGLTFKANVDDIRESPAIEVVGLIAAALPEVDILVCDPYVDHVPAALSGYANVRLENAHAAVERADIVVLLVEHEPFKAMRHTRLGGKVAYDTRGVWR
- the wecB gene encoding non-hydrolyzing UDP-N-acetylglucosamine 2-epimerase, translated to MRKILIVYGTRPEAIKMAPLVAEIDRSDHLQAVVAVTGQHRAMLDQVNALFGVEPAYDLNIITQRQRLEDVTSRVLGGVSDIIAQEEPDAVLVQGDTTTCFAAALAAFYRQVPVVHLEAGLRTGNLYNPFPEEANRRLTTRLAAIHLAPTPSSKANLLHDGVDEDAITVTGNSVIDALLDVVGRNIPVRNPDILRICGRRSVLVTMHRRESWGEPMARAACAIARLAKAFPDTVFLLPAHLNPAVRDVLLPPLAGHDNVLITAPLDYSDFVRSMHDCALVLTDSGGVQEEAPTFGKPVLVLRDTTERPEAVTAGTVRLVGTDDERIVRDTTRLLVDAVAYDAMARAVNPYGDGRAAWRAVRAIEHFFGLGELAAEFDCWRSVRDRNSAPDATRIIGDFAA
- a CDS encoding ExeA family protein, whose protein sequence is MHDPQAFAPQSSVTRGGPFCDDGGEPPDNGRFPIYSRHFGLNGRPFSLLPDPNFVFWSAVHARAYAMLEYGLATFAPIIMITGEIGAGKTTLVRHLLNTAGTNLRIGLVSNAIAGRGSLLHWALLSLQEPLEGRIPHVQRFSHFEMLLRGEKARGRHTVLIIDEAQNLSVKMLEELRCLSNLNDESDELLQIVLTGQPELNRTIDRPSMLQFAQRVSARFHLTGMPAEAVEQYVAHRLRVAGADRQIFSPAACDLVYSVSRGLPRVINQICDYALVYAFADDRATVDADLIRQVLVDRKTPFPTASAMPAGL
- a CDS encoding CpsD/CapB family tyrosine-protein kinase, which gives rise to MKQETIIPAFPEHAQSDGGVGRIQTALRKAREEFGPAPASEEFGSVPVAEKVAPLPPRDRFPTSLWSTLPICEPDARQLNRNRIVTTTRSDPAYVAFDMLRTKVLQLLRQNKWDTVLITSPTPQCGKTLVSLNLAFSLANQKDCRTLLVDLDLHRPQIGALLGVRDAPPLEDFLAERIGAEQAFRRYGENIAIAPNGRPVTLAAELLQSPGATRAVRSLKPKLAPDVVIFDLPPMLANDDVAAFLPNVDCAILVVAAEQTTRAEVDLCERELSQKTNLLGVVLNKCRYAPEKYGY